The following are encoded together in the Fundulus heteroclitus isolate FHET01 chromosome 19, MU-UCD_Fhet_4.1, whole genome shotgun sequence genome:
- the frmd6 gene encoding FERM domain-containing protein 6, translating to MNRLTFHNNKTMQDRRCVCVFLPNDDTLNIIVNVKTLCQELLVQVCDLLRLKDCHLFGLSVIQNNEHIYMERDQKLSKYCPKEWKREASKGIDQFGPPMIIHFRAQYYVENGRLISDRVARYYYYWHLRKQVLLSQCIQREEAYFLLAAFALQADLGNFKRNKHFGKYFEPEAYFPQWVIAKRGREYILRHIPNMHKDQFALTASEAHLKYIKECAQLDDVTVHYYRLYKDKKEVEASLTLGLTLRGIQIFQNVGSVRQLLYDFPWTNVGKLVFVGKKFEILPDGLPSARKLIYYTGCPLRSRHLLQLLSNSHRLYMNLQPVLKQVRRLEENEEKKQYRESYISDALELDMEQLDKRSRASGSSAGSMSHHKRLSRHSTTSHGSSHTSGIETDSFRAPGQAPHRPLRTCSSSTTSHGSSHTSGIESSGKERILDDDEIEMLVDDPKDYEELHEMALDQELCIHITEDMLTMSPDQTNGYSGLIVKDISSSTSSSSETVVKMRGQSIESLPQTTTSRKPQSSTDRHSQSLDDIRLYQKDCQQWAELCQDTAHSYTFGCAQEPSDGDGLQVPSDQRAGVLGEQHPFPIKRANKYFSLDLTNDEVPEFVV from the exons ATGAACAGACTGACCTTccataacaacaaaacaatgcaGGACCGCCGCTGTGTCTGTGTCTTTTTGCCCAATGATGACACTCTCAATATCATCGTCAAT GTGAAGACTTTGTGCCAGGAACTGTTGGTCCAGGTTTGTGACCTTCTCCGGCTGAAGGACTGTCATCTTTTTGGGCTCAGCGTCATTCAGA ATAATGAACACATCTATATGGAGCGAGATCAGAAGCTGTCCAAATACTGCCCCAAGGAGTGGAAGAGAGAAGCCAGCAAG GGTATCGACCAGTTCGGACCTCCGATGATCATTCACTTCAGAGCTCAGTATTATGTGGAAAACGGGAGGTTGATCAG CGACCGGGTGGCCAGGTACTACTACTACTGGCACCTGAGGAAGCAGGTGCTGCTCTCACAGTGCATCCAAAGAGAGGAGGCCTACTTCCTCCTGGCAGCCTTCGCTCTCCAGGCTGACCTCGGGAACTTTAAACGCAACAAGCACTTTGGGAAGTACTTTGAACCCGAAGCCTACTTCCCCCAATGG GTGATAGCCAAGCGTGGCCGGGAATACATCCTGAGGCACATCCCTAACATGCACAAAGACCAGTTTGCACTCACGGCTTCAGAGGCGCACCTCAAGTACATAAAGGAGTGCGCTCAGCTGGACGATGTCACCGTGCATTACTACAGGCTGTACAAG GATAAAAAGGAAGTTGAAGCGTCTCTCACATTGGGTCTGACCTTACGTGGAATCCAGATATTTCAG AACGTCGGCTCAGTGCGGCAGCTCCTGTACGACTTCCCATGGACCAATGTGGGCAAACTCGTTTTTGTG GGGAAAAAGTTTGAAATCCTCCCCGACGGTCTGCCCTCGGCTCGTAAGCTCATCTACTACACGGGCTGCCCCCTGCGCTCCCGCCAcctcctgcagctgctcagCAACAGCCACCGGCTCTACATGAACCTGCAGCCTGTTCTCAAACAAGTGCGTCGGCTGGAGGAAAATGAAG AGAAGAAGCAGTACCGGGAGTCGTACATCAGCGACGCTCTGGAGCTGGACATGGAGCAGCTGGACAAGCGTTCCCGGGCCAGCGGCAGCAGCGCGGGCAGCATGTCCCACCACAAACGTCTGTCCCGCCACTCGACAACCAGCCACGGCAGCTCGCACACATCCGGCATTGAAACGGACAGCTTCAGAGCCCCCGGTCAGGCCCCCCACAGGCCCCTACGGACCTGCAGCTCATCCACGACCAGCCACGGGAGCTCCCACACCTCCGGCATCGAAAGCAGCGGCAAAGAGCGCATCCTTGATGACGATG AGATTGAGATGCTGGTAGATGACCCCAAAGACTACGAGGAGCTTCACGAGATGGCTTTGGACCAGGAACTGTGCATCCACATCACTGAGGACATGCTGACAATGTCACCAGATCAGACCAATGGATATTCAG GTCTGATAGTAAAAGACATTAGTTCCTCCACTTCCAGCTCCTCAGAAACTGTTGTCAAGATGAGAGGACAGAGCATTGAGTCGCTGCCACAG ACAACTACGAGCCGGAAGCCCCAGTCTTCCACGGACCGCCACAGCCAATCCCTAGACGACATCCGGCTCTACCAGAAGGACTGCCAGCAGTGGGCGGAGCTCTGCCAGGACACCGCCCACAGCTACACGTTCGGCTGCGCTCAGGAGCCGAGCGACGGCGACGGACTCCAGGTCCCGTCCGATCAGCGCGCCGGCGTGCTCGGAGAGCAGCATCCCTTCCCCATCAAGAGGGCCAACAAGTACTTCTCCCTGGACCTGACCAACGACGAGGTGCCTGAGTTCGTGGTGTGA